One stretch of Candidatus Falkowbacteria bacterium DNA includes these proteins:
- the secG gene encoding preprotein translocase subunit SecG, which produces MTNIFTIIQLVLAVALIVSILLQNRGGGLSGVFGGSESTNAYRTKRGMEKTIFYLTIIFSVLFFGVSIANILLQA; this is translated from the coding sequence ATGACAAATATATTTACTATCATTCAACTTGTTCTGGCCGTTGCCCTAATTGTATCAATTTTACTACAAAATAGAGGTGGTGGACTGTCTGGCGTTTTTGGTGGCAGTGAAAGCACAAATGCCTACAGAACAAAAAGAGGAATGGAAAAAACAATTTTTTACCTTACTATAATCTTCTCAGTTTTATTTTTCGGCGTTTCTATTGCCAATATTTTACTTCAGGCATAG